A genomic region of Desulfovibrio sp. TomC contains the following coding sequences:
- the ldhH gene encoding L-lactate dehydrogenase (quinone) large subunit LdhH, giving the protein MQDATTLKEYRRQLREALDNDFQRQALDKFAVAYRTSRANAFAGIDAPELIAEIAAAKDVAIDHLEELFQEFKRHAEAAGTTVHLAATAHEANEIIARIAKENNVKTIVKSKSMTAEETHLNDHLEAEGLEVTETDLGEWIIQLRHEGPTHMVMPAIHLSRYQVADLFTEVTNKKQDVDIQKLVKVARRELRPKFCQADMGISGANFAIAATGTIGLITNEGNGRLTTTLPRVHVALAGIDKLMPSLHDALRIIRCLPKNATGQAITSYVTWITGAVPCEVGPEGKKVKHVVFLDNGRMAMAKDPEFKQVLRCIRCGACANVCPVYRLVGGHKYGHIYIGAIGLVATYFFHGREAAKNLVQNCLNCGACKAVCAAGIDLPTLIKEVHARIQDEEGHPLYSSVAGQVLKNRSLFHTMLKSARLLQKPVTGGTPYLRHLPMFLFKDQDFRALPAVADEAFRDRWEKIKPHVTNAKLKVALFSGCVQDFVYPEQMEAAVAVIATKEGVAMEYPMGQSCCGLPLMMMGEKKAGRELAAHNMNAIDAQDFDYIVTLCASCASYLKHGYKRLFADDPAMAYKAAQFAHRVIDFSSFVRDVLGITDEAFAGPDKKVTYHAPCHLCRGLGVTEAPRALLGVAGLEYVPAEEEDVCCGFGGTFSVKFPELSKELLTKKINNLKATGATAMATDCPGCIMQIRGGFERDKTPFEVRHVAEYLAERLKRK; this is encoded by the coding sequence ACAATGATTTTCAGCGTCAGGCGCTCGACAAATTTGCCGTGGCCTACCGCACCTCCCGGGCCAACGCCTTTGCCGGCATCGACGCCCCGGAACTGATCGCCGAAATCGCCGCCGCCAAGGACGTGGCCATCGATCACCTGGAAGAGCTTTTCCAGGAGTTCAAACGCCACGCCGAAGCCGCCGGCACCACGGTCCATCTGGCCGCCACCGCCCATGAGGCCAATGAGATCATCGCCCGGATCGCCAAGGAAAATAACGTCAAGACCATCGTCAAGTCCAAGTCCATGACCGCCGAGGAGACGCACTTAAACGATCACCTCGAAGCCGAGGGCCTGGAAGTCACGGAAACCGACCTTGGCGAGTGGATCATTCAGCTGCGCCACGAAGGCCCGACCCACATGGTCATGCCGGCCATCCACCTGTCCCGCTATCAGGTGGCCGACCTCTTTACCGAGGTCACCAACAAAAAGCAGGACGTGGACATCCAAAAGCTGGTCAAGGTGGCAAGACGTGAATTGCGTCCCAAATTCTGCCAGGCCGACATGGGCATCTCCGGCGCCAACTTCGCCATCGCCGCCACCGGCACCATTGGGCTCATTACCAACGAAGGCAACGGCCGGCTGACCACCACCCTGCCCCGGGTCCATGTGGCCCTGGCCGGCATCGACAAGCTCATGCCTTCGCTCCACGACGCCCTGCGCATCATCCGCTGCCTGCCCAAAAACGCCACCGGCCAGGCCATCACCTCGTATGTCACCTGGATAACCGGAGCCGTGCCCTGCGAGGTCGGCCCGGAAGGCAAGAAGGTCAAGCATGTGGTCTTTTTGGACAACGGCCGCATGGCCATGGCCAAGGATCCGGAATTCAAGCAGGTGCTGCGCTGCATCCGCTGCGGAGCCTGCGCCAACGTCTGTCCCGTTTACCGGCTGGTCGGCGGGCACAAGTACGGCCACATCTACATCGGGGCCATCGGGCTGGTGGCCACCTACTTCTTCCACGGTCGGGAGGCGGCCAAGAATCTGGTGCAGAACTGCCTCAACTGCGGGGCCTGCAAGGCCGTGTGCGCTGCCGGCATCGATTTGCCGACGCTGATCAAGGAAGTCCATGCCCGCATCCAGGACGAGGAAGGCCATCCGCTCTATTCCTCGGTGGCCGGACAGGTGCTCAAGAACCGTTCGCTCTTCCACACCATGCTCAAATCCGCCCGCCTGCTGCAAAAGCCGGTGACCGGCGGCACCCCGTATCTCCGCCATCTGCCGATGTTCCTGTTTAAGGATCAGGATTTCCGGGCGCTCCCGGCCGTGGCCGACGAGGCTTTCCGGGACCGGTGGGAAAAGATCAAGCCGCATGTGACCAACGCCAAGCTCAAGGTGGCGCTTTTCTCCGGCTGCGTGCAGGACTTCGTCTATCCCGAGCAGATGGAGGCCGCGGTGGCGGTCATCGCCACCAAAGAGGGCGTGGCCATGGAGTATCCCATGGGCCAGTCCTGCTGCGGCCTGCCGCTTATGATGATGGGCGAGAAAAAGGCCGGTCGGGAACTGGCCGCCCACAACATGAACGCCATCGACGCCCAGGATTTCGACTACATCGTGACCCTGTGCGCCTCGTGCGCCTCCTACCTCAAACACGGCTACAAGCGGCTTTTTGCCGATGATCCGGCCATGGCCTACAAGGCCGCCCAGTTTGCCCACCGGGTCATCGACTTCAGTTCGTTTGTGCGCGACGTGCTTGGCATCACCGACGAGGCCTTTGCCGGTCCGGACAAGAAAGTCACCTACCATGCCCCCTGCCACCTGTGCCGGGGCCTGGGCGTGACCGAAGCCCCCAGGGCGCTTTTGGGTGTGGCCGGACTGGAATATGTGCCGGCCGAGGAAGAAGACGTGTGTTGCGGCTTTGGCGGCACCTTCTCGGTCAAGTTCCCGGAACTGTCCAAGGAGCTGCTCACCAAGAAGATCAACAACCTCAAGGCCACCGGCGCAACCGCCATGGCCACCGATTGCCCGGGCTGCATCATGCAGATCCGCGGCGGCTTCGAACGCGACAAGACCCCCTTTGAGGTGCGCCACGTGGCCGAGTATCTGGCCGAGCGGCTCAAGCGCAAATAG
- the moaC gene encoding cyclic pyranopterin monophosphate synthase MoaC, producing MSEGFTHIDAEGRTRMVDVGGKSKTRRLAIAGCEVRLSAQTMKLLATAALPKGDALATAKIAGIMAAKRTSDLIPLCHPLPLAFADVRFDVDQASAIVRVEAEASTTAETGVEMEALAAASVAALTIYDMCKAVQKDIVISEIRLLYKAGGKSGTFVSPHWPAGRPFPDA from the coding sequence ATGAGCGAAGGGTTTACCCACATTGACGCCGAAGGCCGCACCCGCATGGTGGATGTGGGCGGCAAGTCCAAGACGCGCCGCCTGGCCATTGCCGGGTGTGAGGTGCGTCTTTCCGCCCAAACCATGAAGCTGTTGGCCACCGCCGCCCTGCCCAAGGGCGATGCCCTGGCCACGGCCAAAATTGCCGGCATCATGGCGGCCAAGCGTACCTCCGATCTGATCCCGTTGTGCCATCCGCTGCCTCTGGCCTTTGCCGATGTGCGGTTCGACGTGGATCAGGCCTCGGCCATCGTCCGGGTGGAAGCCGAGGCCTCGACCACGGCCGAGACGGGGGTGGAGATGGAAGCCCTGGCGGCCGCGTCGGTTGCGGCGCTGACCATCTACGACATGTGCAAGGCCGTGCAAAAAGACATCGTCATCAGCGAGATCCGGCTGCTCTACAAGGCCGGCGGCAAGTCCGGCACGTTTGTGTCGCCGCACTGGCCGGCCGGCCGTCCCTTTCCCGACGCTTGA
- a CDS encoding tetratricopeptide repeat protein yields MDGRIRTTLLLLILLLAFPAMAQANPTDDYVQGMAAASKGDMNTAIAAFGRIIANPAVDAKNLASAYNLRGMCHEAKEDLQLALADYTKAIETDAKLAEALGNRAMLYMKLGDEAKAREDATAARRIDRKVKVPDFK; encoded by the coding sequence ATGGATGGTCGCATCCGTACAACGCTGCTGCTCCTGATCCTTCTTCTGGCTTTTCCGGCCATGGCCCAGGCCAATCCGACCGACGACTATGTGCAAGGCATGGCCGCCGCCTCCAAGGGCGACATGAATACGGCCATTGCGGCTTTCGGCCGCATCATTGCCAACCCGGCCGTGGATGCCAAGAACCTGGCCAGCGCCTATAACCTGCGCGGCATGTGCCATGAGGCCAAAGAAGATCTGCAACTTGCCCTGGCCGACTATACCAAGGCCATCGAGACCGACGCCAAGCTGGCCGAGGCTCTCGGCAACCGGGCCATGCTGTATATGAAGCTCGGCGACGAGGCCAAGGCCCGGGAAGACGCCACTGCCGCCCGGCGTATCGACCGCAAGGTCAAAGTTCCGGATTTCAAGTAG
- the dnaJ gene encoding molecular chaperone DnaJ, translated as MPRDYYEILGVERDADDETIKKAYRQQAFKFHPDRNQDDPEAESKFKEAAEAYEVLRNPENRARYDRFGHEGMGGNGFGGFGSTDDVFSAFSDIFGEFFGFSGRSSRGPRPQAGNDLRYDLTAPFRDAAKGTEVTLKIPKNVQCHVCNGSGAEPGTSAETCQQCGGAGQVIQSQGFFRIAVTCPVCRGEGRVIASPCKECRGRGITRQTRELKVRVPAGVDDGSRLRLRGEGDPGLHGGPPGDLYVILHVEEDKVFERQGQDLIYRQDITFVQAALGHKIEVPTLEGEESMEIPKGTQSGEVFSLRGLGLPIPGSSRRGDLLIHVTVATPRGLTKKQEELLREFESLDAQKPMKKVKNFFRKAKEAMGN; from the coding sequence ATGCCCCGGGATTATTACGAAATTCTCGGCGTTGAACGCGACGCCGACGATGAAACGATCAAGAAGGCCTACCGCCAGCAGGCCTTCAAGTTCCACCCCGACCGCAACCAGGACGATCCCGAGGCCGAGTCCAAGTTCAAGGAAGCGGCCGAGGCCTACGAGGTGTTGCGCAACCCTGAAAACAGGGCCCGCTATGACCGTTTCGGCCATGAAGGCATGGGCGGCAATGGTTTTGGCGGCTTTGGCAGCACCGACGACGTCTTCAGTGCCTTCTCCGATATTTTCGGGGAGTTTTTCGGCTTCAGCGGGCGCTCCTCGCGCGGCCCCCGCCCCCAGGCCGGAAACGATCTGCGCTACGATCTGACCGCCCCCTTCCGCGATGCGGCCAAGGGCACCGAGGTCACGCTAAAAATACCCAAGAATGTCCAGTGCCACGTCTGTAACGGTTCCGGAGCCGAGCCCGGCACCTCGGCCGAGACCTGCCAGCAGTGCGGCGGGGCCGGCCAGGTTATCCAGAGCCAGGGCTTTTTCCGCATCGCGGTCACCTGCCCGGTGTGCCGTGGCGAAGGCCGCGTAATAGCCTCGCCCTGCAAGGAGTGTCGCGGTCGGGGCATCACCCGCCAGACCCGGGAACTCAAGGTCCGCGTGCCGGCCGGCGTGGACGACGGCAGCCGTTTGCGCCTGCGTGGCGAGGGTGACCCGGGACTGCACGGCGGTCCTCCGGGCGACCTCTACGTCATCCTCCATGTGGAGGAAGACAAGGTTTTCGAACGTCAGGGCCAGGACCTCATCTACCGTCAGGACATCACCTTTGTGCAGGCCGCGCTTGGCCATAAAATCGAGGTGCCGACCCTGGAGGGCGAGGAGTCCATGGAAATCCCCAAGGGTACCCAGAGTGGGGAAGTCTTCTCCCTGCGGGGCCTGGGGTTGCCCATCCCGGGATCCAGCCGTCGGGGTGATCTGCTCATCCATGTCACGGTGGCGACCCCGCGCGGGCTGACCAAGAAACAGGAAGAACTTTTGCGCGAGTTCGAATCGCTTGATGCGCAAAAGCCCATGAAAAAAGTGAAAAATTTCTTTCGCAAGGCCAAAGAGGCCATGGGGAACTGA
- the rpoZ gene encoding DNA-directed RNA polymerase subunit omega, whose product MARITVEDCLEKINNRFLIVQMAIKRVHQYREGYEPLVECKNKEVVTALREIAAGEVLPAESIVEAGVVLPENN is encoded by the coding sequence ATGGCGCGTATCACCGTTGAAGATTGCCTGGAAAAAATCAACAACCGCTTCCTCATCGTGCAGATGGCCATCAAGCGGGTGCACCAGTACCGTGAAGGCTATGAGCCTTTGGTTGAGTGCAAAAACAAGGAAGTCGTCACCGCCCTGCGGGAGATTGCTGCCGGCGAAGTGTTGCCGGCCGAGTCCATTGTGGAAGCGGGCGTCGTGCTTCCTGAAAACAACTAG
- a CDS encoding peptide transporter, translated as MYDDKELAEYRDLLPTPTHFEEGFDWKTIVGAVFIGFLMMPGSMYLQLVIGTGIGPAARWVTIILFAEIAKRAYTELKQQEIFLLYYMAGAAMASPFHGLLWNQYLVQSDAAKMLGLTDLIPLWVAPGPESDSLLARTFLHRDWLVPILLLVGSQIIQRIDHFGLGYALYRITSDVEKLPFPMAPVGALGTMALAESTEDRKTGWKWRVFSIGGMIGLAFGAIYVLFPVVSGLIFTEPVRLIPIPWADFTRNTEAWLPAVATGIQFDLGLVFTGMVLPFWAVIGGLVGLVITIVANPILFSHGILHRWRQGMGTVDTVFANNFDFYMSFGIGLGLAIGVIGVWQVARSLRKGGVGGAAYKALFDTNKARGDINFWVSIAIYVFSTLAYIGMCLFLVPQFPWLFFVLYGFIYTPVISYITARMEGIAGQFVSLPLVREASFIAGARFFGYQGIEIWYAPIPIHNYGKATVDFREIELTGTSLRGIIKAEIVVFPVVMVASLLFSQFIWQLAPIPSASYPYAQELWHLQALNSLLMQTSTLEGNSLFFQALNGWFVTAGLGLGLIIYMLLMLFGLPVLLVYGIVRGLGQSVPHGLILEVAGALLGRYYFLKHYGKRWRQYAPVLLAGFSCGMGLMGMFAMGATLILKSLGKLAY; from the coding sequence ATGTACGACGACAAAGAGTTAGCCGAATACCGGGATCTGCTCCCCACGCCGACCCATTTCGAAGAGGGCTTCGACTGGAAGACCATTGTTGGCGCGGTCTTCATCGGCTTTCTCATGATGCCGGGCAGCATGTATCTCCAGCTGGTCATCGGCACCGGCATCGGCCCGGCGGCGCGCTGGGTGACCATTATCCTCTTTGCCGAGATCGCCAAGCGGGCCTATACGGAACTCAAGCAGCAGGAGATCTTCCTGCTCTATTATATGGCCGGCGCGGCCATGGCTTCGCCGTTTCATGGACTCCTGTGGAACCAGTATCTGGTCCAGTCCGATGCGGCCAAGATGCTGGGACTGACCGACCTCATTCCGCTGTGGGTGGCCCCGGGGCCGGAATCCGATTCGCTTCTGGCTCGCACCTTTCTCCACCGTGACTGGCTGGTCCCCATCCTGCTCCTGGTCGGCTCCCAGATTATCCAGCGCATCGACCATTTCGGCCTGGGTTATGCCCTCTATCGCATCACCTCCGATGTGGAAAAACTGCCGTTCCCCATGGCCCCGGTCGGGGCCCTTGGCACCATGGCCCTGGCCGAATCCACCGAGGATCGCAAAACCGGCTGGAAATGGCGGGTCTTTTCCATCGGCGGCATGATCGGGCTGGCCTTCGGAGCCATCTATGTCCTTTTCCCGGTGGTGTCCGGGCTCATTTTCACCGAACCCGTGCGTCTGATCCCCATTCCCTGGGCTGATTTCACCCGCAATACCGAGGCCTGGCTGCCGGCCGTGGCCACTGGCATCCAGTTCGACCTGGGGCTGGTTTTTACCGGCATGGTGCTGCCGTTTTGGGCCGTCATCGGCGGGCTGGTCGGGCTGGTCATCACCATTGTGGCCAACCCCATCCTTTTTTCCCATGGCATCCTGCACCGCTGGCGGCAGGGCATGGGCACGGTGGATACGGTTTTTGCCAACAACTTCGACTTCTACATGTCCTTTGGCATCGGTCTTGGCCTGGCGATCGGCGTTATTGGCGTGTGGCAGGTGGCCCGGTCGCTGCGAAAGGGCGGGGTGGGCGGCGCCGCCTACAAGGCGCTCTTTGACACCAACAAGGCCCGGGGCGACATCAATTTCTGGGTATCCATCGCCATCTACGTCTTTTCCACCCTGGCTTATATCGGCATGTGCCTGTTTCTGGTGCCGCAGTTTCCCTGGCTCTTTTTCGTGCTCTACGGCTTCATCTACACCCCGGTGATTTCCTATATCACTGCCCGGATGGAAGGCATCGCCGGCCAGTTTGTCAGTTTGCCGCTGGTGCGCGAGGCCAGTTTCATCGCCGGGGCGCGCTTTTTCGGCTACCAGGGCATCGAAATCTGGTACGCCCCCATTCCCATCCACAACTATGGCAAGGCGACCGTGGATTTTCGGGAAATCGAACTGACCGGCACCAGCCTGCGCGGCATCATCAAGGCTGAGATCGTGGTTTTTCCGGTGGTCATGGTGGCCAGCCTCCTTTTTTCCCAGTTCATCTGGCAGCTTGCCCCCATCCCCTCGGCCAGCTACCCGTATGCCCAGGAATTGTGGCATTTGCAGGCGCTCAATTCCCTGCTCATGCAGACCTCCACCCTGGAAGGCAATTCGCTCTTTTTTCAGGCCTTAAACGGCTGGTTCGTCACCGCCGGCCTGGGCCTTGGCCTGATCATTTATATGCTGCTCATGCTTTTCGGTCTGCCGGTGCTCCTGGTCTACGGCATCGTGCGCGGCCTGGGCCAGAGCGTGCCCCATGGGCTGATTCTCGAAGTGGCCGGGGCGCTTTTGGGCCGCTATTATTTTCTCAAGCATTACGGGAAGCGCTGGCGGCAATATGCGCCGGTGCTCCTGGCCGGTTTTTCCTGCGGCATGGGACTCATGGGCATGTTCGCCATGGGGGCCACGCTCATTTTAAAGTCCCTGGGCAAGCTGGCCTATTAG
- a CDS encoding DUF6785 family protein has protein sequence MTSGTIRFRAVALGLVLGLGVCAVTPLNNLYLGATPLGGGHFPLAPFFLLAWLTVLAAGLGRLFRGRSLLTGTDLLVCWMLMVVVSGVAHTGLARTFFISLTAPLHFATEGNQWNAVFGPLLPAGWYPVDPEAVETLYNGLAGGYTMPWGQVLATIPWGVWIGPLSTWAVFIGLCYFVLLCLTNLFSRQWISNERMNFPLLRLPETLTGAVDDGGLSSFFTDRFLLCGLFFSVLLHTINGIAFYDPSVPQIPTLILAGPYFPKTGLFSGFTKLKIYFYPAFIGFAYLTARQISLSFWFFFILGGFVYGVFDLIGQHIPAAALGVTFGPTLTSPEETQMIGAYGVFFLFLLWLARQHLYDTARDALRFRFHRPDEAEWVGAPASLWGLVLGGGALVAWSVSFGMPLGQAVLLLGAFFMVMLVASRIICQGGIAYFTLTAAPTDGLLAFFGTGIFSRLGLLMAAVMQKMLFVDLRESLLPSLFHAAKVGEKKGPKKLYLAAIVLAIAAAVAVSFLAMLAVCHKYGLRDLQVDWETQTVTTVYENVQRLIEAPAGSNSAVIGFTVAGAVVMFALIVAYQQFYWWPIHPLGFLTMYSSSMRILWFSFFIGWLCNHLTLRYGGIVLMKRVRLLFIGLILGDFLMGGVFALIGLWTGQSYLVLPN, from the coding sequence ATGACGTCCGGGACCATTCGTTTCCGGGCCGTGGCCCTGGGGTTGGTCCTTGGGCTTGGCGTGTGCGCCGTGACCCCGCTCAACAACCTCTATCTGGGCGCAACCCCCCTTGGCGGCGGCCATTTTCCCCTGGCCCCGTTTTTTCTGCTGGCCTGGCTCACCGTGCTGGCTGCCGGGCTTGGCCGGCTCTTTCGCGGCCGCAGCCTGCTGACCGGCACGGATTTGCTCGTGTGCTGGATGCTCATGGTCGTGGTTTCCGGCGTGGCCCACACCGGCCTGGCCCGCACGTTTTTTATCAGCCTGACCGCGCCGCTGCATTTTGCCACCGAGGGCAACCAGTGGAACGCGGTGTTTGGGCCGCTGTTGCCGGCCGGCTGGTATCCGGTCGATCCCGAGGCTGTGGAGACGCTTTATAACGGGCTGGCTGGCGGCTACACCATGCCCTGGGGGCAGGTGCTGGCCACGATCCCCTGGGGTGTCTGGATCGGGCCGCTGAGCACCTGGGCCGTCTTTATCGGCCTGTGCTATTTCGTGCTCCTGTGCCTGACCAATCTCTTTTCCCGGCAGTGGATATCCAATGAGCGCATGAATTTTCCGCTGCTGCGCCTGCCGGAGACGTTGACGGGTGCTGTGGATGACGGCGGGTTATCGAGCTTTTTTACCGATCGTTTTCTCCTTTGCGGCCTTTTTTTCAGTGTGCTTCTGCACACCATAAACGGTATCGCCTTTTACGATCCCTCCGTGCCCCAGATCCCGACGTTGATCCTGGCTGGTCCCTATTTTCCCAAAACAGGGCTTTTCTCGGGCTTTACCAAGCTCAAAATCTATTTCTATCCGGCTTTTATCGGGTTCGCCTATCTGACGGCCCGCCAGATTTCCTTAAGCTTCTGGTTCTTTTTCATTCTCGGCGGCTTTGTCTACGGCGTCTTTGACCTCATCGGCCAGCACATCCCGGCTGCGGCCCTGGGCGTCACCTTCGGCCCGACCCTGACCTCTCCCGAGGAAACCCAGATGATCGGGGCGTATGGCGTCTTTTTCCTGTTTCTGCTGTGGCTGGCCCGCCAGCATCTGTACGACACGGCCAGGGATGCCCTGCGCTTTCGGTTTCACCGCCCGGATGAGGCCGAGTGGGTCGGCGCGCCGGCCTCGCTGTGGGGGTTGGTTCTGGGCGGCGGGGCGCTTGTGGCCTGGAGCGTGTCCTTTGGCATGCCCCTTGGGCAGGCCGTGCTGCTTTTGGGCGCGTTTTTCATGGTCATGCTGGTGGCCAGCCGCATCATCTGCCAGGGCGGCATTGCCTATTTCACCCTGACCGCCGCGCCGACCGACGGTTTGCTGGCCTTTTTCGGCACCGGCATCTTCAGCCGCCTGGGCCTTCTTATGGCCGCCGTCATGCAGAAAATGCTCTTTGTCGATCTGCGCGAATCGCTTCTGCCTTCGCTTTTTCACGCCGCCAAGGTGGGTGAGAAGAAAGGACCCAAGAAACTCTATCTGGCGGCCATTGTGTTGGCCATTGCCGCGGCGGTGGCCGTGTCTTTTCTGGCCATGTTGGCCGTTTGCCACAAATACGGCCTGCGCGATTTGCAGGTGGACTGGGAGACGCAGACCGTCACCACGGTCTATGAAAACGTCCAGCGCCTGATTGAAGCCCCGGCCGGGTCCAACTCGGCGGTCATCGGCTTCACCGTGGCCGGGGCGGTGGTGATGTTCGCCCTGATTGTCGCCTACCAGCAGTTCTACTGGTGGCCCATTCATCCCCTGGGCTTTCTCACCATGTACAGCTCCTCCATGCGCATTTTGTGGTTTTCTTTCTTTATCGGCTGGCTGTGCAACCATCTGACCCTGCGTTATGGCGGCATTGTGCTTATGAAACGGGTGCGGCTCTTGTTTATCGGCCTTATCCTGGGGGATTTTCTCATGGGCGGCGTGTTTGCGCTGATCGGACTGTGGACCGGGCAGAGCTATCTCGTGCTGCCGAATTAG